A window of the Microbacterium sp. AZCO genome harbors these coding sequences:
- a CDS encoding methylated-DNA--[protein]-cysteine S-methyltransferase: protein MSTAMIQTIDTPDGAFTIVADERGRVLASGWTADADSALARIPLRQRPTDVAMGETDAAAAARAYYDGDLAAIDTVEVVQTGTSMQLAGWAALRSITPGTPLSYAEFAAALGQPSAVRAAASICARNAPALFVPCHRVLRSDGSLGGFAWGLDVKRSLLAREAA, encoded by the coding sequence ATGAGCACCGCGATGATCCAGACGATCGACACCCCCGACGGCGCCTTCACGATCGTCGCCGACGAGCGCGGGCGCGTGCTCGCCTCCGGCTGGACGGCTGACGCCGACTCCGCGCTCGCCCGCATCCCGCTTCGGCAGCGTCCGACGGACGTCGCGATGGGGGAGACGGATGCCGCGGCCGCCGCCCGCGCGTACTACGACGGTGATCTCGCGGCGATCGACACCGTCGAGGTCGTGCAGACGGGAACCTCGATGCAGCTGGCGGGGTGGGCGGCCCTGAGGTCGATCACTCCCGGAACGCCGCTGTCGTACGCCGAGTTCGCCGCGGCCCTCGGGCAGCCCAGTGCGGTCCGAGCTGCGGCCTCGATCTGCGCGCGCAACGCGCCTGCCCTCTTCGTGCCGTGCCACCGCGTGCTGCGATCGGACGGTTCGCTCGGCGGATTCGCCTGGGGCCTCGACGTCAAGCGCTCTCTGCTCGCCCGCGAGGCCGCCTAA